In one window of Helianthus annuus cultivar XRQ/B chromosome 17, HanXRQr2.0-SUNRISE, whole genome shotgun sequence DNA:
- the LOC118488791 gene encoding uncharacterized tatC-like protein ymf16 produces the protein ITHISYEFHFALETIVGEVRIRSVRILIGLGLTWFTRYWFPEELISPLAKPFLILTLPLDSYFGRTQSTEASPTYLATSSIACSYFVFPLISHQIWCFLIPSCYGEQRTKYNRFLHLSGSRFSLFLFLTPPRVVPNVWHFPYFMGATSTNSLMIKLQPKIYDHIMLTIRISFIPPVCSQVPVIVIRLPEPRGLSD, from the coding sequence ATTACTCATATATCCTATGAATTTCATTTCGCACTGGAAACTATTGTAGGAGAAGTTCGAATCCGTTCCGTTCGGATATTGATCGGTCTTGGTTTGACATGGTTTACGCGTTACTGGTTCCCGGAAGAGTTAATATCTCCATTAGCTAAACCCTTTCTTATTCTTACCTTGCCTTTGGACTCGTATTTTGGTCGTACACAATCAACGGAGGCCTCCCCGACATATCTTGCAACGTCTTCAATAGCATGCTCTTACTTCGTCTTTCCCTTAATAAGTCATCAAATTTGGTGCTTTTTGATCCCCAGTTGCTATGGGGAACAAAGGACGAAATACAATCGATTCCTCCATTTAAGTGGTTCTCGCTTCTCCTTGTTCCTGTTCCTAACTCCTCCCCGGGTAGTTCCCAATGTTTGGCACTTTCCATACTTTATGGGTGCAACATCAACAAATTCGCTCATGATCAAGTTACAACCTAAGATCTATGACCATATTATGTTAACTATTCGTATTTCGTTCATTCCACCGGTATGCTCCCAGGTACCTGTAATTGTGATCCGTTTGCCAGAACCAAGGGGTCtttctgat